The Alnus glutinosa chromosome 10, dhAlnGlut1.1, whole genome shotgun sequence DNA window TTCCAATCCAATTTCATTATAATTTCAACTTCAATCTTCAGTTTCATGAACTGTGGGCAGAGCAATAGGCtacatttattgttttataaatgtaaGAAAAAGATTCAAGCTTACATATAGCACCCTGCGGAAAACTAGCCATAGAGCCTCATATCTTGGAACTTTTTAGCAATAATACAAGATTAAAACATCAAAAACGTTCTAGTGACCTCTAACTCTACTCAGATTCAAAGAAGTTATTCAGACTTCTCCTGGCTAGCTGCAATATCTTTCAGCTTTTCCTTCAGTTCACCAGTCTACACAGGACAAACCCCACATTATTAGAGCAATGCACTGCCAATTGGGAAAGCAGAGTAAAATGAAGTTTGAAATAAGAGTAAACCTGGTGCAAATTGAGAATAATATCTGACCCTCCAATGAACTCTCCCTTGATGAATATCTGAGGGAAAGTGGGCCAGGTGCTGCATACAAAGAGCAAGGCATTTAAAAAACAAGCATACCATACAAACAAATTGCAAATGTCCAGTTATCACAATCAAAAGTCCCATCTCTTGAACTATTTTGATGCCActatacattttcttttttcatttaataagtcaaaaaatatatatatatatatatattgagaggGGCCAACGGGTGGCACCCAATCTACTATCCAATATATAGTATTGAAAAAGGGAAAATTGTTATCAagccatatttttttaatgcctATGGCACCAAAACCTAATTCCCTGTGAGAAATTTGTCTCTTAATAGTGTACTACAAGTTCAGCAAAATATAAATTCCTAGCACATTAGCAGGTCATCCCCATGATGCAAAACCCTGGGTAGGATAATCAGAACTATTACTTGAAAGGAAATATTTTTGCGGTTGGCATAGATGGCACCATGGATAACTTAAATAAGACAAGCCCATATCAGTGACTTCTAAACAAAGACAttgattgggggggggggggggggggggggggggggggtgggaagaaaaagaggagcttCAAAGGCACcatcaagaaataaaatatttccTAGTCTAAAAAAAGCAGGTATAAACTGTCCAAAGAAATGTTTCCTGCCAGCTGAGTATGCTGGTAGTTTGTATAATATTGGCacattctctcttcttcttcttcttttttttttttttttttttttttttttttttttttttttttttatgacgaggaaTCCCTCCAAAGCagggccacttcgtgtacccatTCCTATCAAGTAAACCTCGAACCCATGTAAAGTGCCTCCTTCTCACGGATCGGATAATACTCCGGCTTCGCCAGCGGATTGaccccaaagaattgtttgcacccaagagaattcgaaccttagacctcatgggactaccacaaagaccaaggcccttatcacttgagccaaccccttggggttataTTGGCACATTCTCAACAGGAGCATTTTCATAAAAGGACCATCCTAGGCCTACTAATTTCTAACGCAAAAGACGTGATCATAAATTTAGATGGTCCAGGGGTACAGGGTGAAAAGagtaccaaaaattaaaaggacGGCCATATTTCTGGTGAAGCCCAAGTGGCATCATCGAGCTCCAAAACAGCCTCAGCctcaaatttattaacttaatGAAACAAAACTTTGGAAAAATTAACAGAATGGACACAGGCACTACTCAGGTGTAAAGTCCCCAACCCTCCAATGAATTTGACTAGTACTCATCAACACATATACAATGAAAGTTCTTCACTCAACCATAATAAGTTGTTGGGATATTCATCACATCAACTTGTTTTCATCTTGAATTTCAAAGAAATGTCCAGAAGGCGAGGAGTGCAgctttcaaaaacttaagcaaaATGTTTTAATTGCCTTTTCATTCTATATCatgattataatttttcttttttaattttattttgagtaGAAGACCAAGAGCTAACTTACCTGAAGGCTTTTACAGCATTTTTCAGCTCAGGATCCTCCAAAATATTTCTAGCACTCACAGGAACATCTGCAACAGTCGTCTATATGGTAAGAATATGATAACCAGATAAATTTATTCATCATAGGAAGTTAGCAAGTGCCAAGATGAAAACATGTAAACACAGATTACATAATATAGGTATAGGAACAGCTAATCCCTAACTATCAGGAGACAGTTTATGCAACCTACTCTTTTCCACTCTCTCCCATTGCCATAACTAACTATTAGTAGTCTGTCAAGAGATAACTTTTCATCAGTTCTTCCTTCTAtgctttaatttaatttgtgcTTTTACGAAACATAAAAAAGAATGCCATGTTCTAAGAGCCCTCTCCGCAAACGAAAAGAAAACAGCAACATCAACAACACAAATCGAAATTACTAAGGTTAAAGTTTAGGCTTTTTAAAGGAAATAATTCCCATGCATAACATACAtaacaaacatatatacatacacacatacatgcatatatacatacatacatacatacatacatacatacatacatattaaCATGTGTCAATggtatacatatatgtatgcGTCTTCTGCATGTGTCTAGTGTGTGAGAGTGTGGCACACGACTGTATGTATACAATCACACATATTGATAGCTAAATTAAACTAATCAAGGAATAGAAGGATTTTCTCATAAAATTGAACATATGCACACTTACCATATTGATTTAAGACTCTAACTGCCAGTGAGCTGAATCCACACTGAGGAAATTCAGGAACCCCTTTCATGTAAATCATTACCGGATTTTCCTTGACATCCTACACCAGAAACAACCACAACCATCAAACATGGAGCTTAGAGttgaaagtttttctttttctaacagGAGATGACACATACTTCACACTGCAAATCACAAACATAATAGAAAATATTCATTTACCTTCTCAACAACATCCTTCAAAGAAATGCCATCACTCTCGAGCTTATTAGTGGGTCTAAAATCTTGGTGTGTGTCAGGATCACTGGGCACAGTAGTTGAATATTTCATTCCATTGTCGTAAAAGGATCCGCAGACCTATCAAAAATTTAGAGCGAATCAACTGATATTATTGCTGCGATCATTAAAGGCTTGGAGAAGAAGAACTAGGAATCCAGGACTTGGAATTGATTAACATGATAATATTTGATAACTTAGCTAAGCTGCCACATTCAGCAACTTTTTTCTATCAACGAATAATGAATTTTATCGAGAACTCCCAAAATTTTAGTTCAAAATTTGAGCAGCTTTTAAACTTGAGAAATATAAATCAGCATGCTTGGCTTGTAAACTAAAAAAACGCAGCCTGAAGATCATATTTTCCATATAAAAGGAAGATTTTTCAACGTCATTAAACCTTCACATATAATATTACGGGAAtgaagtattaaattttttttttttttttgataagaaattttattaaaaaaaaaaaattaaagaaaaaaaaaaacataagtagCCTCGACGGAAATATACATAGGAACAATCAAAACTGCTGCAAGAAGAAAACCCaaataaaccctcaaccctaagaCCCTCAAACCCAGAACTGTAATGGGTCAGTTGGGAGCAATACACGTGGCGCCTATTGCTTGGTGGAGTGGATTACGTTTATCAGCTGAAATCCAGTTAGGAAGTTATACACGTGCAGTTGTTAATCTGTTTCTAGTTGTAATGACGTTTAACATTTCTTGCTTACGTTTCATTTCATGTATAAATAGTCATAGGTTGGTTGATGGAAGATATCATGGATCATTGTTGTTCTTTGAGCATAGGAGAACTGCACTCTCAAATGTGCTAGGAGATTGGCCCTCTCGAATGTGGCTAAATCAATACAAGTTCTTGAagtttcattcttttcttccttaatttcttcttttttcattttctttcattgattttccaTAACAGTTGAAGGCAactgttacaagtggtatcagagcccttgATCGGGTTGAAGCTTATGGAAAACCGGTTTACACTCGTGGCGGATAAGTCGCAAATCTGCAAAGATTTCAAGGAATTGAGTCACAAGGTTGATCACATGGAGACTCAAATGAAGACAATGCAAACCAATTTTCTATTGTCTTTCAAGGAAAAAGTGCAGAGTATGATAGATGCTAACAACAAGAAGCTTCAAGAAATGTGGGGCATTAACTCCCGACATCCCCAAACTCAGCAGGATAATCAGCGACCACCGCAGGCTCAAAAGGATAAGGGGCTTCATCAGGACAATAATGGGCAGAGTTTCTGTGAAGGGGGGCCTTCTTTTCAAGAGGGTACCAATTCTGGTGATGGGTTCCAGACTAGGTCCATGAAGTTCGAATTTCTTAGCTTTGATGGGAAGGATCCGAAAACGGACCGACAACGGCTTTCTATTTCTTCTTTATACATGGAAGGTAAGGCTCTTGTTTGGTTCCAAGAATTAAGTTCTAGTAAGGGATTATCTACATGGGATGAGTTTCTTAGATTGTTAAAGATTAAGTTTGGGAAGGGAATTTCTGACGATATGTCCAAGAAAAAAATCACGAACGCAATAAAGATAATTCTTGCGGAGGAGGAGAAGACCAAATAACAatcaagaaaagagaagaggcGTGTGACTGGCAAAATCAAGAAAACCAGGCAGCAGACTTGttgcaagaagaagaaaattctaGAAGCCAAGATACTGCATGCCCATTAACAGTAGAAGGGGAACTTCAGCAACAAGAAGAAGTTATTCCAAAGGGATTCAAGAATCCAGATCAGGTCGATGGGACGGAGACAATTCCTCACTCCGTAGAGTATGAAGAGCTACCTTCAGCTCAACCAAGCGGATTGGGGTTGATCATTCCAGAATATGTCGTGGGGCAAAAATTCCCATAACAGTTGAAGGCAACTGTTACAAGAACCCACATGGAGGATTGAAGTATTATAAATTGAGCTTGATTTTAGGTATCATGTGTATTGTGTAAGCAAGCAAAGGTCTTGAATCTTACAATTCTACTGGAACGAGCGGCTGGGATACCCGCGATGCCCTTCAGCACCATGCTCGACAACGCTCTCGCCATTATTTCCGTTTATctgcgcgcacacacacacagagacacAGTTTAACACAAGTATCCTTCAGAGGAAAATCTTTTGAAACGAAACAAACAGAAATCATTGCACCTTTTGATCCCAGCAAGCGCAAGTATggtctgagagagagagcgttAGGGCTTTTggcttctcttctcttctcttctcgaGTCCTGAAGCAAACGCGGTCGTTTTGGCTTCCTCTCTTTCTCCCCGTCCCGCGCGCGTGTGGCAAATGGAGCAGCTCTAGATTTATCGATCCGAATTACTCGGTTGAGTACCTCCAATCACCGGATCCGGAtctggagaggagccggttgATGGTTTggatctctttaaagagatccAAGGCCAAAAATAAGCCACGtggctctaaaaaaaatacaaaaaattaaacccgtttcttccaattttttcc harbors:
- the LOC133880341 gene encoding monothiol glutaredoxin-S15, mitochondrial, with the translated sequence MARALSSMVLKGIAGIPAARSSRIVCGSFYDNGMKYSTTVPSDPDTHQDFRPTNKLESDGISLKDVVEKDVKENPVMIYMKGVPEFPQCGFSSLAVRVLNQYDVPVSARNILEDPELKNAVKAFSTWPTFPQIFIKGEFIGGSDIILNLHQTGELKEKLKDIAASQEKSE